A genomic segment from Anabas testudineus chromosome 6, fAnaTes1.2, whole genome shotgun sequence encodes:
- the LOC113165824 gene encoding gamma-crystallin M2-like, whose amino-acid sequence MSTTDMNMRSRVIFYEDRNFQGRSYECSSDCADMSSYLSRCHSCRVERGCFVVYDRTNFMGNQYFLRRGEYADYMSMMGMNDCIRSCRMVPMYRGSYRMRIYERENFGGQMYELMDDCDSIMERFHMSSCMSCHVMDGHWLMYEQPHFRGRMMYMRPGEYRSFMNIGNMRFLSMRRIMESYY is encoded by the exons ATGTCCACCACTGACATGAACATGAGGAGTAGG GTCATCTTCTATGAGGACAGGAACTTCCAGGGTCGTTCCTACGAGTGTAGCAGTGACTGCGCTGACATGTCATCTTACCTGAGCAGGTGTCACTCCTGCAGGGTGGAGAGAGGCTGCTTTGTGGTCTATGACCGCACCAACTTCATGGGTAACCAGTACTTCCTGAGGAGGGGCGAGTACGCCGACTACATGAGCATGATGGGAATGAATGACTGCATCCGGTCTTGCCGCATGGTCCCCATG TACCGCGGCTCCTACAGGATGAGGATCTATGAGAGGGAGAACTTTGGAGGCCAGATGTATGAGCTGATGGATGACTGCGACAGTATCATGGAGCGTTTCCACATGTCCAGCTGcatgtcatgtcatgtgatGGATGGACACTGGCTGATGTATGAGCAGCCCCACTTCAGAGGAAGGATGATGTACATGAGGCCGGGAGAGTACAGGAGCTTCATGAACATAGGTAACATGAGGTTCCTGAGCATGAGACGCATCATGGAGTCATACTATTAG